ttttttcgaccatcaaataggctacttcgaccttcgactacgactttgaatcgaacgattcaaactaaaaatcgctcgactattcgaccattccatagtcttTCCAGattccaaatgggggtcattgaccccatcaataaacaaatgctctttaaggtgTAACCATTTGAGGTAACAGGGTCATCGTCTCCTGGGGGGTAGACGGGTGCACAGCAGTATTGGAGTCCacgcaaaacaacacaaaactggttggtaatgtgcaactggccacaaccagttttatttgtctggttggcaggaagacaggaatcaaaacaaacaaaaatgaaaataaaaccttgcctgtccgGCACTAACTAAACAATTAGCTCCTAACTAACTAGCTGAGGATCTAACATCCAGCACCTAACAGAAAACGTATTTGTGGCACAGCACGTACTCACATGAATCTGGCTCTCTCACacaggcctgcactgcctgctctttttCCCAGGattgagagagacacacacacaatcccttccctacttaaggagagagaacacctgttcctctctcaggtgttgggcaaaCCCGGACCGTCCATCTGGAATCGGATCCCGCCCAACACTCAACACTCTTGTAAACCGGGTCCTTTTTCcggctattacagctagccacagactcgtgaaaaaatgtacatttacttggttgcttaaaaccagtatgacagaaatctggatgatacataaaccccttcaaccaatttcccagcatttctgttacaaaggctattgttatttttattactcagctttctatttaggccctctcctattcatattccagtctcttattcgaatcaatgtgtggttgctagggtaatttgaaatttcaaactggagcttaaaagatgaataaaaagctaaataactcccaaaccacaaataataaaaaattaaaaccgattgcaaattgtttcagtatataactcactacatcatactaaaagtgagaACCCCTTAAACTTAAAccaattttttgtaaaatttaaatgtaatttatatttaagGAAACCCCCTTATATTTCTACTTGGTAATACACTCCCTAGTGGTGTCTGAATTGAGGTTGTGGTTTACTTTTGAGAATGgactaattaaatattttatacagttatCATATCCATTATGTAAAGTGGTCAATAAAGTTAAAATTCACAGTTTGTAAGAGTTGGCAAGAAAAGGAACGAGGGATATATACACAGCACTAACCTTGTCTATAAAAAACAAGAGCAGAAGGTGctcaacaaaatgtatttacttacttttcaccacttttcttttttttttttctaccattgaataggctactttgaccttcgactacgacttcgaatcgaacgattcaaactaaaaatcgctcgactattcgaccattccatagtcgaagtactgtctctttaaaaaaaactttgactacctacttcgcaaCTTTAAACCTACCgtgcatcaatgttagcctatggggaccttccccataagatttgtaagtttttttgatcgaaggaaaatccttctatcgttcgattcgaaggatttaatcgttcgatgtaAAAACTCCAATTAATTAGTGATTATATATATTAGCTCTTAACGTTTTAATCAACCCACCTGGCTAATTCATGAATTGAGAAGTGACTTGTACAATGAATTAATTACACAATTTAAATCTAAATGAATTGTGCATACTATctaaagtgacctgtgcaattGATTACGGTATACAattgattttaaaatgaatttactacgatttctaataaataataaagtgactTATGCAGTTGAATTAATTCAACAAATTCATTATATCTAAGGTGCACAACATAAAGTGGCTTGTGCAATTAATTAAAgctggtaattaaaaaaaattaatttgttgagaTCTTGAACATAAACCCTTGATTTTTATCCTTCTATGAAGATAAGGAAAGGTGAAaaattgtatagagggtggagttgctcccaagatctAGCTattcattttttctggtccctaggagcaccacaaagttgGAGAATGTCAGTAGGGCTGCGGTCTCAAAATTACCTTCCTATATTTACTTGGAAGAGGCTATCTTAACCTACAAAACCGCAAACCCCACAGTCCTTGGAATAGAAAATAGATTAGTAAAGGAGTCTgagaaagtatttaaaaaattcgTAGTCTCAATCCCACCCCACCATCCGGTGATTATTAGCTAAAATCAGAGAGTCCGTCTGTTGCCCTGACGCATGTTTCGCTATAAGCTTTAAAAGCTAATAGCGAAACGTGCATCAGGGCAAACGACTGACTCTCTAATTTTAGCTAATAATCACCGGATGGTGGGGTGGGATTGAGACTAcgaattttttaaatactttctcAGACTCCTTTACTAATCTATTTTCTATTCCAAGGACTGATCTTTCAGCAGCACGCGCAATCTTAAATAGGCtcctaaatgtattttaaacagtggtgtaactatgcaGGGCACAGTGACCTGGATAGAGAAcaggctaaaagatagactacaaagagtggtggtacattttctaattggaccagtgttgttagtggagtaccacagggctctgtactaggtcccttgcttttcaacttgtttattaatgacctggaggtgggtattgaaagtactgatttttgcagatgatactaaattgtgcagaactataggttccatgcaggatgctgcagagtgatttgtctaaattggaaactgggcagcaaactggtaaTCCACCAATTACTTCTCAGAATGCTAGAGGTTCTGCTGATTGCACTACATTATAGCATCTACAGTAGgagaaatatacaaaaaacaactAAGAGCATATTTACCAACTCTAAAAAATGATGCTAGGAAATTCATTCCCATTCAGTGTAGTTAtagaaaaacacaagaaaaatctggatttttccAGGCAGTTTGGAACTGAATTATTGTAAACCCATGATGATGAACTGGAAATGTACAATAGATTACTACCTATTATCTGTGCATCGTACAGCTGGAAAATGCTttcccatttttttgttttgacatGCCTTGCTCTACAAAAATACAATTGAAATCTGGACAAAGACGTTTTTCACCACAATAGTAGACAATAAAACTTTACATTCTCTTACTTGGCAGAAAATGTTAGCTTTACAAACACGTGCACTCAGATATTTACATAGGTAATGCATACATATAAGAGCATGTAAGCATACATGAGTCATACATTCTCTTTCCTGGGGAAAACACAGAAAGAGAGACTATATATAAGGACTCTCATTATCAACTATCACCTCTCCCTTATACTTTCTTTGTAAAGTTTTCAGCCAAAATGGGAAAGGTAAGAGACATTAAGTAAAAACAAAGGTTTAAAAACTGTAATGAATTTCCTAATCACATGGTTAAATTTAGCATACAACCATCCTGGTACTTTGTTATGTTATATTTATCTTTCTCCTGTATGATTTTGCACCTCTCTGGTTTGCACTCTCAGGGGCAGAGCTGAcacccatgaacttgaaattcaaccaaaattcgaccaactgcaatttatgaaaaaaatttaatttttcaaactcgagTGCATGGGatcgaaaaaaaaaatagattttcaggatggctgcaaacaactccaaattgatcccatgatgtcctccataggctaaaacagcaatttggcatgttTAAGGTGGGAAATAGttacatttgaattcttaaagggccagtacatgatacattttgaaaatcaaattcaattatttttaaaaaaaactcaaatcgaattttaactattccctagtcgaatttcacttaaaaaaaacctcaaaaatttgaattttcacttcgactcctgatgaatctgcccctcagtgttccTTATCATTGTTAATGCGGCCATTTTGTCACTCCATTTCTTACATACAACCATTTTCATTTATCCAATACTTATTTAATTTATATCTCTCTTATCTCTTTAGTCTTTTGCTCAACTTGTTTTGGCAAAAATCACTTTTCTCTCTTTTGCTTATGCATGCTTGTTCTTCTATTAAAAAATCCATACGcagtcatactgtatatagcccAGACTATCATTGAATACTTTTAATTTAGGCAGAACTTAGACAGGTGTATAGCAAGGAACAGTATAACAACATTATTTCATAATGGTTCATGCATTGTAAAGTTGTGGTGCCTGCTATTACGCTCGGGTTCCGGGACATTGCACTATTATgatcaaaaaaaaataagtaaataaaaaacaagttaaataagTTACATAAAAGAAATCATTTGGATGGAATAATCCCAGTTgccttttttttccacagaagaaAAGTTGCACTCATGTGAAAATCACACTGTTCTACTGATTTTCAATGATactgaaaatctcaaatgttttaaaaaaaatatatagtttgagACCAtttctattgacttctataaaaaaaatggcagattttaTTTGCTGAGTTTCTTcgcgcaactttttttttttgataaatcatGGCTATTTGAGGTTTTAAAGAATATTGTGTCATGTATTAGCTCTCTAGtttttttgtgagaaaaaaacCGAAACTCcgattttgctaaatctgcccctaaggtacaactttattaaaatttgaaatggGTTCCAAAGGTTccaattttatcacatttattaaaaactttcctAAAAGGGTAAATGTTCCCCACAGTCAGGCAAATCAATCAATGCCTCATTTCATATGCTTTGAGCTGTTCTAGATTTCCTTGTATTTTATCAACAGCCCATCATCGGTTCCTTTACCAGAATGTCCCATTCATTAAGCCATGTTTGGTGCTGTGAGGATACCCATAAGCTGTTAGTAAGACTGGACCAGGAAAGAGGAACTGTATACAGCATACAGATTGCTATCTGCCATTGTtagtaacaaaaacattttccgCCTAATACTGGtattcattagggatgtagcgaacgtcggaaaaaaagttcgcgaacatattcgcgaacttgcgcaaaaacgcgagcggttcgcgaacggttcgcgaaccccatagacttcaatgggaaggcgaactttaacatctaaaaaaaaaatttctggccagaaaaatgattttaaagttgtttaaagggtgcaacgacctggacagtggcatgccagagggggatcaagggcaaaaatgtatctgaaaaatctgcctgtgtgtgcttggaagagatagtgtagggggagagctgttagtgatttcagggacagatgatagtaagtttgctggctagtaatctgcttgatactgctctgtattggagggacagaagtctgcagggatttgagggacattttagcttaggtagctttgctggctagtaatctgctgttctctttaaacaactgccatacgttgaccttgtaggcattgtttgcccagtttttttggacgcagccactgaagcacagttgccagaaaaaatatgccatataaatgctgaaaatagtcatttttcgccatacgttgaccttgtagacattgtttgcccagtttttttggttgcagccactgaagcacagttgccagaaaaaatatgccatataaatgctgaaaatagtaattttttgccatatacgttgagtcaacgtatggcaaaaaatgactattttcagcatttatatggcatattttttctggcctctgtgcttcagtggctgcggccaaaaaaaactgggcaaataatgcctaaaaggtcaacttatacactactacagcgatggatacggattacgtaaaatatattatggctgcttgaaaaaagtcactccggtgttttttctggagacggtaatattatggatatttagacagaatgtgaacaaggtcacacagctagatggcagttggttgaataacacactgggcaaaaaatgcctacagggcaaataatgcctaaaaggtcaacttatacactactacagcggtagtaaaataaaaaaaagtaaaataaaaaaaaaatgaatattaaaaaaaaaaaattaaagttggtgctgctgaactactaggagcagcagattagcacaccagtcccactccccaacactgctagactaatagcactgggctcttatagtagtagtagtagtagtaaaacaaaaaaaaaaaaataaaagcagtccttacaaggactactgttattgcagcagtcagcagatgagatcagaagcaggacagctgcccactgcagctacatacagagcactgcagtagaaggtagattactagccagcaaagctacctaagctaaaatgtccctcaaacccctgcagacttctgtccctccaataacagagcagtatcaaaacgattactagccagcaaactttcaactgtccctgaaatcactaacaggcagcagctctctccctacactatctcttcagcacacacaggcagagtgaaaaaacgctgcagggcttcggtttttatagggaaggggagtggtccaggggagagcttcctgattggctgccatgtacctgctggtctggggtgagagggcaaaaaaaagcgccaacaatggcgaacccaaaatggcgaacgtcgcgcgacgttcgcgaacttccggcgagcgcgaacacccgatgttcgcgcgaacaagttcgccggcgaacagttcgcgacatctctagtattCATGTTTTGGTTTCGTAACTGTACTATACtaatttgcttccaatacagtTAACGGTTATTGTCATCAACTGTGTCTGCAGATCACCTTCTATGAGGACCAAAACTTCCAGGGCCACTCCTATGAGTGTGATTCAGATTGCAATGACATGACTTCTTATTTTATTCAATGCAACTCCATTCGGGTTGAAAGTGGCAACTGGATACTCTATGAACACCCTAACTACAAAGGACGTCAATATTACCTGAAAAGGGGGGAGTACCCGGATTTTAAGCAATGGATGGGATTCAGTGATTCTATCAGATCTTGCCACCTGACTCCACAAGTAAGTACAACAATGGAGGTGCacgttttatttattattccatttcgATGGTTATGCTTCTCCCACCATGACATTATGTTTATACATTAAATTCCAGTGATACAGTGAGTGAGGTAGCAGTGAAAATAGTGAAGtgaaaatattaggatattttaAGGGACACCTACAGTATGGTCAACATACTGTAAGCCCGGTGTAaggaccagtgtcagactggggcatcTGGGGCCTACTGGGGCTGCCTGTAGGGTCCCCCACCACAGCCGAGAGCTTCAGCTCCTCCACAAACCACCCCCTACTGCACTTTCTTTCCAGCAGAAATGGGAGGAGACCACTGGCGCCCACAGTTCCATGCGGAGGGGACTTTTTAGAGGGGGCAGGCCTGGGTTGTTGGGGTCTGTGGGGcctactgggtttttttctggtgtcctaCTGCCCCAGTTTGGCACTGGAAAGGACAATAATACGTGTAAATTTCCATAAAGAACTGTGCACAATAGAAAGAATATAGGCTATGAGCAGACATCCAGGGTTATCCCAGCAAATGCTTAACCTAGTAAATAAATCTTTGACTCTTTACAGTCTGACTTATGCCATGTATATAATTTTTTGGCTTATTGGGCCCTGTGTGACCACCTAAAGACAAGTAGCAAGGGGTCTTAAGAGAGTAAGAATCTGACCAAGTAGCCTGAGACAATATTAGGTTTAGTACAATTAAAAGGgagaattgtttttgttttgtcaaaGTATTTTGCTTATTACAATGTCTCATGATAGTTCCCTCTTTAAATATAggcttttttcttaaaaatttactttttttttagttttagactattttctcttttaaatatatatctttattttttttatataagtatCGTGGTCCATTTAAAATGAGGATGTATGAAAAAGAAGACTTCAAAGGTCACATGATGGAATTTACAGAGGATTGTTCTGATGTATTTGCACAATTTCATTACAACGATATGAACTCCTGCAATGTGCTCGATGGTCAATGGATCTTCTATGAGGAACCAAACTACCAGGGACGGCAGTATTACCTGAGACCTGGAGAGTACAGGCAATGCACTGACTGGGGGGCTTCAAATGCAAGAATTGGATCTTTTAGACATGTTCAACATAATAAATAATCTACTAAAGGcaataataaaggataatatgaaaactgaaaatatataaaataattgaataaataCTGCAGTTTCTGTGATTAGTATGCATCATcaggcaaaataataataataataaaaatgatactaAATATTTGTTAGAAATACTGAGAGTCATTGATGAGTCCTACCCACAGATAGCTTGCAGTGTATCTACATTAAGAGATTCTCAATTAAAGGAgacctgtaacaaaaaaaataaataactccccCACTGGAGGTGCAGTCTAATAGAAAGCATGATGACACATTGTGCATTCATATAATATGAGTTGGGGCTCTTGCTCATTATTTGCATGGTTGTGCTCCAACATGTCCTCCCTGTACTGGCAACTCACGCAATAGGGTAATAGtcttgcaattgtttttcttgtTATTCTTGGAGAGCTGCATTTTGCAACCATATGTCCTTGTTTCtgtaaaatcaatgtaaaatacTACTTTCCATCtataaaacatagtaacatagtaagtaaggttgaaaaaagaaacacatccatcaagttcaaccttttaagtctatatacagtataacctgccTAAATTCCATCATGACTCCAAGGTGGCAGtcagactagtccctgaatcaacttgcaCTACAAGTCATCTTTAataaccctttattccctcacttgctaaaaagccatccaactccttcttaaagctatcttatgcGTCAGTCATCacaaatgattcagggagagaatatCTTCACAGATATGGCActgatacagcctaatagttcagagcctatttggatcttgttagatctcatcagtgaaAGATATTAGAACATGGCTTCTTAGTGGGTCGgccttataggggcagatttatcaaaggttgaggtgaattttcgaattcaaaaaaattcaaattccgagctattttttgtgtacttcgactagggaagcgtccaaattcaattagaatttgaaaagaatttgaatatcaaaatttatcatgtattgtctctttaaaacagtgatccccaaccagtagctcgtgagcaacatgatgctctccaaccccttgattgttgctcccagtggcctcaaagcaggaacttatttttgaattccaggcttggttgtataaaaacccagTGCACTGCAagacagagcctcaatgtaggttgacaatccacataggggctaccaaatgaccaatcacagcacttattgggcagcccaagaacatttttcatgcaagtgttgctccccaactccttttacttctgaatgtttttcaaaaggttggggatccatgctttaaaagttcgacttcaaccgttcaccatctaaaacctgctgaattgctgtactCAATCCTTTGAGGTATTCACATACACGTGAGTGTGTGACCTGAGTATGCTAGGAGTCCTAGACTACAGTATGTGGGCGGCACCAAACCTAAGGAGCATATTTACTAActgtcgaagtgaattttcaaatgtaaaaactttgaatttcgaactatttcgaccaacgaataggcctaaattcgacttcgattcgaagtaaaaaagttcgacttcgaaaatcgaagtactgtctctttaaaaaaaacttcgacttcatattaaacctgctgaagtgccatgttagcctatggggaccttctagatcatttttctaagtctttacacatcgaagtaaaatcatttgatcgtacACTAAAATTGTTCcaatcgattttacttcgattgttcgatggccaaattcggtgaaaaatccttcaacttcgatattcggagtcaaagtattttaattcgatggtcgaatttcaaagtattttttacttcgaaatccgacccttgataaatctgcccctaaatgtaaaacaGGTGTACCCTTCTGTTAAACCAAGGGGTATATGCATttgtaacaaaagaaaaataaatcttttatctGATTACCATTTCAATTTTGAGAAGTATATATGATAGCGCTACTAATGTAGATCAGAGGTGTTGACTGTACTGGCTATCAATAAACACAATTAGTGGCTTCCCTTTACTTTTTCTAATGGgcataactacagatgaagcagaccctatggctgcaggaggcccaggagtgtagagagCCCTGTAGGGCCTTAATTAACaagcaattacaatatatattggtaaaatatgtCATCTTAACAATGTTTTTCGGCCCTAAAttaattttgctgtggggcctaacCTACATCTATTTACTCTACTGGTGATTAAAGCTATTTTCCAAGAAGATCATTATAGCTACCTGCTTTGCAATAATCTGAGTCTgctacaaatttaaaaatgaatgaattagattagattagagaTTAGATattatactcatctttctattgatacattttccctttaattgctATAGTGTTATATATTTTTAGCTTACATTGTTACCTTTCTTCAGTATCAATAACTTTGACATAATATACTATGTAATACcagtataatatactatatacctGTGCATATACATTTGCATGATTTAGATgacatctttttttattatatttccttaCAGAATTATGCAAACCCTGACCTTACATAGCTTATTTAGTATCTACCATAGGATTATAGTTGATAAACAAAGATCAATTTAGTctctaaattaaattttttttaaattaatttttttttaaattaaaacattttaattggaaaTAGAAACTTTAATAGAACACTTTTAACCAATTTGTACCAAGTCACAGTACAAATGTAAGATAGGTGATGAAACTGGTTACCTGCTATAAAGTATTTTGAtgaagaaactgaaaaaaagaggAAATTGATTTTGTTTGCTCTAAtcgtttattttattatattagaaTGTTAGCAGAAATCTAAGATTTTTCGGAATGAACCCACTTTGGAGCTGCTAGAACCCCATTCAGAAAATCTTGTGTATTCTCCAGTTCTTAGGTAGTACTGTTGTCCTTTGTAGTTAGGCTCTTCATAGAAAATCCATTGACCCTCAGGGATGTTGCATGAGTGGATATTATTAAATCTGAACTGTTCCTGAACGTTTGGGCAGTCTTGAGTAAATTCCTTCATTTGGCCTCCAAATTCTTCCTTTTCATAGATTCTGATCCGCAAAGTGCCACGATTCTTAGGAAAAGAAATTAAGAATACATAGTTCCACttaaaaaaataagggaaaaaaggAATGCATTCATTCTTGTTG
The Xenopus laevis strain J_2021 chromosome 9_10S, Xenopus_laevis_v10.1, whole genome shotgun sequence DNA segment above includes these coding regions:
- the cryga.7.S gene encoding gamma-crystallin-3 — its product is MGKITFYEDQNFQGHSYECDSDCNDMTSYFIQCNSIRVESGNWILYEHPNYKGRQYYLKRGEYPDFKQWMGFSDSIRSCHLTPQYRGPFKMRMYEKEDFKGHMMEFTEDCSDVFAQFHYNDMNSCNVLDGQWIFYEEPNYQGRQYYLRPGEYRQCTDWGASNARIGSFRHVQHNK
- the cryga.6.S gene encoding gamma-crystallin 1 — encoded protein: MMGKIIFYEDKNFQGQSYECNSDSADLHSFFSRCNSIQVDNGNWMLYEHPNFKGHQYFLKRGDYRDIQQWSGFNDFIRSCRLIQQNRGTLRIRIYEKEEFGGQMKEFTQDCPNVQEQFRFNNIHSCNIPEGQWIFYEEPNYKGQQYYLRTGEYTRFSEWGSSSSKVGSFRKILDFC